The Nostoc sp. 'Lobaria pulmonaria (5183) cyanobiont' DNA window ATACTGCTGTAGTAACAATCGGTCATCAGTATCCAACGTTGCTAGGGGATTTTCTGTGTCTATCCATGAAACCTGTTCTTCTAGCTTGTCACAACAAGAGCGCACTAAATGCAAACCGGCATCTAATGGAAGTTGAGCAGTTGTCTGTGTAAACTCTTGCAATATCCCAGCTTCTATCGTCTGATAGTTATCGAGGTGTTTGCTCAGTTTTGCTAGAAAATTTGCTCCTTCGCCACCCTCTGCGCTGGCAAACTGCAAAATTGAATCGACGTAAGCCTTAACTTTGGGATTTTTAACTCCCTCTGTAGCTGAGGTATAGAGCAGTTGACCATTTAGATATTCAAAATCTGGTACATACAGGTTAGAGCCAACTAGTTCAAATATCTGCATTTCTTTAGCTGGTCTAACTGTTAACTTCTCCCGCCTGACTCGATTAGCCGCCTTCTCAAGCAATGTAATTACAGCTAAAGTTACCGATGGATAGTTACTATCTATACATCTGATTTCAACAGTGCCGAGTTTGTTGAGTCTAATTGGATTCCAAGCTGACTTGAGTAAGCTGACTTCTGCTTCTAATATCAGGTTTGGTTCAATTCCGGCTTTTTCCATCGCTTGCAACCAAGCATAGTAACGAGCAAAGTGCTCTTCAACTAAACCCTCTACACTTAATGCATAAGGCATGAGTCCGCCGACAGACTGTAAATGAGTGTAAACTCCGTCCCAGCCATAGGTTTCACTACCTCGATAACGAATTGTGTGCGCGGCTAGCCCGATCGCTTGTCCTTCATAATAGGGACACGCCCGCGTCAGGGAAATAAGCGCTGAGTCGCAAGCTGTAGCTAAATTATAGATATTTAGTAGTTCTTCTCGCTCTGCTGATGTCGAGTTGTAGGAGACTGCAACACTAGGGTCAATTACCCCAGGCGGGACTTCCAAATGCAGGTGTGTACCTGTACATTTGGCGGCGTGCAAGAATTTCTCATAGCCAACAGTCCGCGCTTGGATATGGTAATTAGGGTGATCGCGCATAACTGGTGTAATATGCAAAGGGTAGCTAGACAGAGGGTAAAGGCGTAAACCCATCTGTTGCGCCACACAAAGCGCCAATTTGAGATTTTTGAGATAAACTTTTGCTAGTTCTGTACCAGTATCGGCAGGAGGTGTGTTGATTTCTACCATGCTTTTGACGAACTCTGGCACAAAGTATTTTGGGTCTAAACCTTGTGTTTGCGCCATTAAGTGACAATCTTTCAAAAACTCATCGGCGCGATCGCTTAAGTTACCAGCCTCATCTACCAGAAAAAATTCTTGCTCAAGACCGATACGACGCTTTACTACATTCATCTAAACCTCCGCAAGGGTAATCCCGCCACCATTTCTACACAAATAACAAATTTAGACTCGCCCACAAACTGAATAGAAACCATCCAGTTACCTAGATATCCATTGCATACTGGCTCTGTTTGAGGCAATCCGATTGCATTACCGCTCTCGGTTTTTCTTTGTTTCAAATCTACCAATGTGAGTAATTTAGATCAGTTACGTCAAATTTACCAGTTAGCACTACCTGAGACACAGCCATTCGTGTAGATCCCCTTACACCCTCTTAGAGAGCCATATTAAAGGTTTGCCCTTTATATAGCATAGCTTGCCTTCAGCACTGAAAGCACCCCAAGCTTATCTGATCGCAATTTGTTCGGGAATTACCTAACTGTGTACCCAACGAATAATTACCCGTAGGTCATTTAAAGCATTACTATTAGACTATTAGTCCCCAACTAGCTGGGAATCACTACCACAATTAAGTTGAGTAGGGTAGGCCAAGCTTCGCCCACCTTAATAACTAATTTACGCCCCGCAGCTTGCGAGTATTCTCAACTAAACTCTGAGCAAATTGATCGAATCTTTGAGAGAGCTTTTCATCTACTAGCTTGCCTTCAGGACTGAAAGCACCCCAAGCTTGTCCGATCGCAATTTGTTCGGGAATCACCCAACCGTGTACCCAACGGACAATTAGCCGTAGGTCATTTAAGGCGTTGCTATTAGACTGACCACCCAAGACACTAATTAATCCTGTGACTTTATCAGACAGATGCTCAAAGCTCATTAAGTCCAGAGCATTTTTCAGGACACCACTAACGCCACCATGATACTCAGGTGTTGCTAAAATTAACCCATCAGCCTGACTAACTGTATCTTGCAACCGCTGAACATCTGGATACTCTGGATACTCCTTTGCGCCAGTGCAAAATGGTAGCTGCAACTGCCGTAAATCGAGAATTTCTACCTCTGCACCTACAGCTTCAACCCTTTGCGCTGCGACTTCTAAAGCAACCTGGGTATAAGAATTGGGCCTTAAACTACCACCAATGCCAATAATTTTCACCATAATTAACCCACAAACTACTAACTAGCTACTACTATCAGATTTCTTAAAAAGCGGAATC harbors:
- a CDS encoding glutamate-cysteine ligase family protein, whose protein sequence is MNVVKRRIGLEQEFFLVDEAGNLSDRADEFLKDCHLMAQTQGLDPKYFVPEFVKSMVEINTPPADTGTELAKVYLKNLKLALCVAQQMGLRLYPLSSYPLHITPVMRDHPNYHIQARTVGYEKFLHAAKCTGTHLHLEVPPGVIDPSVAVSYNSTSAEREELLNIYNLATACDSALISLTRACPYYEGQAIGLAAHTIRYRGSETYGWDGVYTHLQSVGGLMPYALSVEGLVEEHFARYYAWLQAMEKAGIEPNLILEAEVSLLKSAWNPIRLNKLGTVEIRCIDSNYPSVTLAVITLLEKAANRVRREKLTVRPAKEMQIFELVGSNLYVPDFEYLNGQLLYTSATEGVKNPKVKAYVDSILQFASAEGGEGANFLAKLSKHLDNYQTIEAGILQEFTQTTAQLPLDAGLHLVRSCCDKLEEQVSWIDTENPLATLDTDDRLLLQQY
- a CDS encoding NADPH-dependent FMN reductase; translated protein: MVKIIGIGGSLRPNSYTQVALEVAAQRVEAVGAEVEILDLRQLQLPFCTGAKEYPEYPDVQRLQDTVSQADGLILATPEYHGGVSGVLKNALDLMSFEHLSDKVTGLISVLGGQSNSNALNDLRLIVRWVHGWVIPEQIAIGQAWGAFSPEGKLVDEKLSQRFDQFAQSLVENTRKLRGVN